From a single Rodentibacter sp. JRC1 genomic region:
- a CDS encoding phosphoethanolamine transferase, translating into MKTQKTSLILTALFIFACAIAAAYFMLIGSGMFPHPNIWLTLLTATLILLLSSSKKSFYFVMFPLACIYAIYTPTGLNFGAPSYQYIASIFATDMLETKEFLLQIPMSSYLIAFAIPTLVFIQYKSAVKFGIKFYRNKTFIALSTLLFAYSLPLAEPLKEAIGSTVKIYDEMNKLKRMSQSDNWGKSTLENSRYDDYVIVLGESARKDYHHAYGYPIENTPFMSNAKGTLIDGLRSPGTNTIASLRLMFTLPDKEKWEPSYELSLVDLIKSAGINTYWLSNQGFLGEFDTPVSSLASKSDEMIFLKKGGSFNSTNYSDFDLLPKFTQVLETPTQGKRFILLHIYGSHPLACDRLEDYPKIFKDEDIEPKFNYLNCYISSIKKTDDFLKQVYEQLQENGQKTHRTFSMIYLSDHGLCHQQDEKHNVLLFNQNCFSREHHDIPLFKISSDDTQRHEYKVFKSGLNFLEGIANWIGIKNPKLTQEKDLFSNEADNDDFGLQKKIDRKYRKDDDPAIDIRP; encoded by the coding sequence ATGAAAACACAAAAAACATCGCTGATTTTGACCGCACTTTTTATTTTTGCCTGCGCAATAGCAGCCGCTTATTTTATGTTAATCGGCTCAGGGATGTTCCCTCACCCTAATATTTGGCTTACTTTACTCACAGCAACCCTTATTCTACTACTGAGCAGCAGTAAAAAAAGTTTCTACTTTGTTATGTTTCCACTTGCTTGCATATACGCCATTTATACCCCCACAGGATTAAATTTCGGTGCGCCGAGCTATCAATATATCGCCTCGATTTTCGCCACGGATATGCTGGAAACCAAAGAATTTTTGTTGCAAATTCCAATGAGTAGTTACCTCATCGCTTTTGCTATTCCCACTTTGGTATTTATACAGTATAAAAGTGCGGTCAAATTCGGTATTAAATTTTATCGAAACAAAACATTTATCGCTCTTTCGACATTGCTTTTCGCCTATTCCCTCCCTCTTGCCGAACCGTTAAAGGAAGCCATCGGTTCCACGGTAAAAATTTATGATGAAATGAATAAATTAAAACGGATGTCGCAATCGGATAATTGGGGAAAATCCACTTTAGAAAATAGCCGATACGATGATTATGTGATTGTACTGGGGGAAAGCGCACGCAAAGATTATCATCACGCCTATGGCTATCCTATTGAAAATACGCCTTTTATGTCGAATGCCAAGGGTACATTAATTGACGGATTACGTTCGCCGGGGACAAACACCATTGCCTCGCTACGCCTAATGTTCACACTTCCCGATAAAGAAAAATGGGAACCGAGCTATGAGTTAAGTTTGGTGGACTTAATCAAATCAGCCGGCATCAACACCTATTGGTTGTCTAACCAAGGTTTTTTAGGTGAATTTGATACACCGGTTTCTTCCCTTGCCTCAAAATCAGATGAGATGATCTTCTTAAAAAAAGGCGGCAGTTTTAACTCCACCAATTATAGCGATTTTGACTTATTGCCGAAATTTACCCAAGTGTTGGAAACACCGACACAAGGCAAACGCTTTATCTTGTTACATATTTACGGTTCTCATCCGTTAGCTTGCGATCGTCTGGAAGATTATCCGAAAATTTTTAAAGATGAAGATATTGAGCCGAAATTTAATTATTTAAACTGCTATATTTCTTCTATTAAAAAAACCGATGACTTTTTAAAGCAGGTATATGAGCAGCTGCAAGAAAACGGACAAAAAACGCACCGCACTTTTTCGATGATTTATCTTTCCGACCACGGTTTATGCCATCAGCAAGATGAAAAACACAATGTACTATTGTTCAATCAAAATTGTTTCAGTCGTGAACATCATGATATTCCTTTATTTAAGATTTCTTCTGATGATACGCAACGCCACGAATACAAAGTATTTAAATCCGGCCTAAATTTCTTGGAAGGCATTGCAAATTGGATCGGGATAAAAAATCCAAAACTCACGCAAGAAAAGGATTTATTCTCTAATGAAGCGGATAACGATGATTTCGGTTTGCAGAAAAAAATTGATAGAAAATATCGCAAAGATGACGATCCGGCAATAGATATTCGCCCTTAA
- the pyrH gene encoding UMP kinase, with protein MSQPIYKRILLKLSGEALQGDEGFGIDPSILDRMALEIKELVEMGVEVGVVLGGGNLFRGAKLAKAGMNRVVGDHMGMLATVMNGLAMRDALHRADVNAKLMSAFQLNGICDTYNWSEAIKMLREKRVVIFSAGTGSPFFTTDSAACLRGIEIEADVVLKATKVDGVYDCDPAKNADATLYKSLTYAEVIDKELQVMDLAAFTLARDHGMPIRVFNMGRAGALRNVVLGTDEGTTIC; from the coding sequence ATGAGCCAACCGATTTATAAACGTATTTTATTGAAATTAAGTGGTGAAGCATTACAAGGCGATGAAGGATTTGGTATCGACCCTTCTATTCTCGATCGTATGGCATTAGAGATTAAAGAACTTGTCGAAATGGGGGTGGAAGTCGGTGTCGTGCTTGGCGGCGGTAACTTATTCCGTGGTGCAAAACTGGCCAAAGCAGGAATGAATCGTGTAGTCGGCGATCACATGGGAATGCTTGCCACCGTAATGAACGGTTTGGCGATGCGTGATGCTCTTCATCGTGCGGATGTTAATGCAAAATTAATGTCTGCCTTCCAGTTAAACGGTATTTGTGATACTTATAACTGGTCTGAAGCGATCAAAATGTTGCGTGAAAAACGCGTTGTGATTTTCTCAGCCGGTACAGGTAGTCCGTTTTTTACCACTGATTCCGCCGCTTGTTTACGTGGTATTGAAATTGAAGCGGACGTGGTGTTGAAAGCAACGAAAGTGGATGGGGTATATGATTGTGATCCGGCAAAAAATGCCGATGCAACACTTTATAAATCCCTCACTTATGCAGAAGTGATTGATAAGGAATTACAAGTAATGGATTTAGCCGCCTTCACACTTGCCCGTGATCATGGTATGCCGATTCGGGTGTTCAATATGGGAAGAGCCGGGGCATTACGCAATGTAGTTTTAGGTACTGATGAAGGCACAACAATTTGCTAG
- the frr gene encoding ribosome recycling factor, which translates to MINEIRQDAEQRMEKSIEALKGHIAKIRTGRAQPSLLDAIQVEYYGAATPLRQLANVVAEDARTLAVTVFDRSLIGAVEKAILTSDLGLNPSSAGTTIRVPLPPLTEERRRDLIKIVKGEGEQGKVAIRNVRRDANDKIKALLKDKEISENDQHKGEEVIQKLTDQYIKKVDEILADKEKELMDF; encoded by the coding sequence ATGATTAATGAAATTAGACAAGATGCCGAACAGCGTATGGAAAAAAGCATCGAAGCATTGAAGGGACATATCGCTAAAATCCGTACAGGTCGTGCACAGCCAAGCTTATTAGATGCGATCCAAGTGGAATATTACGGTGCGGCGACCCCTCTTCGTCAGTTGGCAAATGTAGTGGCTGAAGATGCCCGTACATTGGCGGTAACGGTGTTTGATCGTTCATTAATCGGCGCGGTAGAGAAAGCGATTTTAACTTCTGATTTGGGCTTAAATCCCTCTTCTGCCGGTACTACAATCCGTGTGCCGCTTCCGCCGTTAACGGAAGAACGTCGCCGTGATTTGATTAAAATCGTGAAAGGCGAGGGAGAACAAGGCAAAGTGGCGATTCGTAACGTGCGTCGTGATGCGAATGATAAAATCAAAGCCTTGTTGAAAGATAAAGAAATCAGTGAAAATGATCAGCATAAAGGCGAAGAAGTGATCCAAAAATTAACTGACCAATATATCAAAAAAGTTGATGAAATTTTGGCGGATAAAGAAAAAGAATTAATGGATTTCTAA